One window of Catonella massiliensis genomic DNA carries:
- a CDS encoding ABC transporter substrate-binding protein: MKFKKFVALGLGLVTAVSALTACSGGASGSKDTKEGDISGEIRYAFWDKGQAPYFEKCVAEFNKLYPNVKVTLENSGWEEYWKKLEAGATGGSSADVFWLNGPNITKYAKGDVLLPIDDKIKEAGIDLSNYPEALLKLYNVDGVQYAIPKDFDTIGIWYNKKLFDAAGVPYPKDDWTWDDYVATAKQLTKEDKSVYGTAVQYRDQTGIYNTIFASGGYVISDDKKSSGYNKAETQAGVQLLIDLQKEGVTPSQASLEETEDYVQFLSGKIAMLMNGSWFLNQIIGSEVQDDIDVVALPSINGKKATVIHGLGNCIAKSTKNPEAAWKWVEFLASEQANKLSAETGAAIPAYKGTSKDWVEKNPKYNLSMFIKAAEEYSYPYPVSLNTGEWTQYQADNLKKAFSLEVSVKEACDKLAKEMNEVLKNEK, translated from the coding sequence ATGAAGTTTAAGAAATTTGTCGCATTGGGACTTGGTTTGGTAACAGCTGTTTCAGCACTTACAGCATGTTCTGGTGGAGCTAGTGGTTCAAAGGACACTAAGGAAGGTGATATTTCAGGAGAGATAAGGTATGCTTTCTGGGATAAAGGACAGGCACCATATTTCGAAAAATGTGTCGCGGAGTTCAATAAGCTTTATCCAAATGTAAAAGTAACACTTGAAAATAGTGGATGGGAAGAATATTGGAAAAAGTTAGAAGCGGGGGCAACAGGTGGCAGCAGTGCTGATGTATTTTGGTTGAATGGACCAAATATAACAAAATACGCAAAGGGAGATGTGCTTCTACCTATTGACGACAAAATTAAAGAAGCAGGAATAGATCTTTCAAATTATCCGGAAGCTCTGTTAAAGCTTTATAATGTAGATGGTGTACAGTATGCAATACCAAAGGATTTTGATACTATTGGAATCTGGTACAATAAAAAACTTTTTGATGCTGCAGGAGTTCCATATCCAAAAGATGATTGGACTTGGGATGATTATGTAGCTACTGCGAAGCAGCTCACAAAGGAAGATAAAAGTGTATACGGCACTGCTGTACAATATAGAGACCAAACAGGAATTTATAATACTATTTTCGCATCAGGAGGATATGTTATTTCTGATGACAAGAAAAGCTCAGGTTATAACAAGGCAGAGACACAAGCCGGTGTACAACTTTTAATAGATCTCCAGAAGGAAGGAGTGACACCTTCACAGGCTTCTCTTGAAGAGACTGAAGATTATGTTCAGTTTTTATCCGGAAAGATAGCTATGCTTATGAATGGTTCTTGGTTCTTAAATCAGATTATTGGCTCAGAAGTTCAGGATGATATTGATGTAGTAGCATTACCTTCAATAAATGGTAAAAAGGCAACAGTTATTCATGGACTTGGAAATTGTATTGCTAAGAGCACTAAGAATCCTGAAGCAGCTTGGAAATGGGTAGAATTTCTTGCTAGTGAACAGGCTAATAAGCTATCTGCAGAAACAGGTGCTGCAATACCTGCATATAAAGGAACCTCTAAAGATTGGGTAGAGAAAAATCCTAAATATAATTTGTCGATGTTTATTAAGGCAGCAGAGGAATACTCATATCCTTATCCTGTGTCACTTAATACTGGAGAGTGGACACAATATCAGGCAGATAACTTAAAGAAGGCATTTAGTTTAGAAGTTAGTGTAAAAGAAGCTTGCGATAAACTTGCGAAAGAAATGAACGAAGTATTAAAAAATGAAAAATAA
- a CDS encoding ABC transporter substrate-binding protein: MMKVKLLFLTVLIVFSMCSCNKPISQENKVNITLLHGFGGASKEDIIMRKIYKEFEEKNTDISLTLVSVPSFNQVLEKAKDLLVIGKAPNIIYNGNSDSSTVYKFMVEKGYALNLMPYIENDSELKENISKIVLNTWKEAPNALYTVTDILETKGYWYNKEIFKLAGIEKIPGDYNSFVTMVKKINYWSKEHSNSTVAVQLTDNLVNSLTESLNGKNNKAISIEIGDFLKQNNIKKVDSLYKDELRSFNVGHSAVYFGEIHEKRNITNNMKAGFESFPIGKGLNKFSLFPSSGYIISNWGSKVQEEASIRFIKYMLSKEVQEKLLTELYKLPSNPNIDIELVKDKDIEVYNAYKEILSKNNPN, from the coding sequence ATGATGAAAGTAAAGTTGTTATTTTTAACAGTGTTAATTGTGTTTTCTATGTGTAGTTGCAATAAACCAATAAGTCAAGAAAATAAAGTTAATATAACTCTATTACATGGATTTGGAGGAGCTAGTAAAGAAGATATCATTATGAGAAAGATATATAAAGAATTTGAAGAGAAGAATACTGATATCAGCTTAACACTGGTATCAGTTCCTTCGTTTAATCAAGTTCTTGAAAAAGCAAAAGATCTTCTTGTAATTGGAAAGGCTCCAAATATAATATACAATGGTAATTCTGATTCGAGCACTGTTTATAAATTTATGGTAGAGAAAGGTTATGCCTTGAATCTAATGCCTTATATAGAAAATGATAGTGAATTAAAAGAGAATATATCTAAAATAGTTCTAAATACATGGAAGGAAGCTCCCAATGCTCTTTACACTGTCACTGATATACTTGAAACAAAAGGATATTGGTACAACAAAGAAATATTTAAGCTTGCAGGAATAGAAAAAATTCCTGGGGATTATAATAGCTTTGTAACTATGGTTAAGAAAATTAATTATTGGTCTAAAGAACATTCTAACTCAACTGTTGCAGTCCAATTGACTGACAATCTTGTAAATAGCTTAACGGAATCTCTCAATGGTAAAAATAATAAAGCTATTTCAATTGAGATTGGTGATTTTCTTAAGCAAAATAACATTAAAAAAGTTGATTCCCTGTATAAAGATGAATTAAGAAGTTTTAATGTTGGTCATAGTGCTGTTTACTTTGGAGAGATACATGAAAAAAGGAATATCACTAATAATATGAAGGCTGGATTTGAGAGTTTTCCAATTGGCAAAGGCTTGAATAAATTTTCTCTATTTCCAAGTTCAGGATATATCATCAGTAATTGGGGAAGTAAGGTTCAAGAGGAAGCGAGTATTAGGTTTATAAAATATATGCTAAGTAAAGAAGTACAAGAAAAACTATTAACAGAGCTTTACAAATTGCCATCCAATCCTAATATAGATATAGAACTTGTCAAAGATAAGGATATTGAAGTATACAATGCATATAAAGAGATTTTAAGTAAAAATAATCCAAATTAA
- a CDS encoding response regulator transcription factor, with product MLKVVIADDEPFVREGLKSLIDWEKIGVRLVGDFENGKDLIDNLPVLLPDIVITDIQMPSVSGLQIAKYISENYKNVIVILLTAYSKFQYAKEAIEYGVKHYVVKNDLLDELPLILAKIVSENAESENQSDLNNDDANIENCAYVIQNIEKYIEENLDKKLSLTDIAESIHMNKSYISRMFKEKAGENLFDYINKRKIEKAKQLIKNNELRMYEIALNVGMEDTAYFSRVFKKYEGISPSEYQKELRG from the coding sequence ATGCTTAAAGTAGTCATTGCTGATGATGAACCTTTTGTACGAGAAGGCTTAAAAAGCTTAATAGATTGGGAAAAAATCGGTGTTAGGTTAGTAGGAGATTTTGAAAATGGGAAGGATTTAATAGATAACTTGCCTGTGTTATTGCCCGACATAGTTATTACGGATATCCAAATGCCGTCTGTAAGCGGATTGCAGATTGCAAAATATATAAGTGAAAATTATAAAAATGTTATAGTTATACTGCTTACCGCATATTCAAAGTTTCAGTATGCAAAAGAAGCCATAGAGTACGGAGTAAAACATTATGTTGTAAAAAATGACTTACTAGATGAACTCCCTTTAATACTAGCAAAGATTGTTTCTGAAAACGCAGAATCTGAGAATCAAAGTGATTTGAACAATGATGATGCAAACATTGAAAACTGTGCGTATGTTATACAAAATATAGAAAAGTATATCGAAGAAAATTTAGATAAAAAGCTATCCCTTACTGATATAGCTGAATCTATACATATGAATAAAAGCTATATTAGCAGAATGTTCAAAGAAAAAGCAGGAGAAAATTTATTTGATTATATAAATAAGAGAAAAATAGAAAAGGCTAAGCAACTGATAAAAAATAATGAATTAAGAATGTATGAAATAGCATTAAACGTAGGCATGGAGGATACAGCATATTTTTCACGAGTTTTTAAAAAGTATGAGGGAATTTCGCCAAGTGAATATCAAAAAGAGCTAAGAGGATAG
- a CDS encoding sensor histidine kinase — MKLRKRTLKKELMRTLLGTAIVIFFLVGGVLSFFMLKQSLKYRIDDLNFYLNSIKGQIDGYMGFLEDSVLSLRRSEEIERFLKEGTTDKDNISRVLDKSVNLFSSSNLVGDIYPFVKDLYIVSNNKKMVGTHFYYTSYLNEKDKQYRIKNILEEYISENRRFSYYTTGDDLELYFTIYDEELEKEGYGIAVLSKTAINYIVNILEEKYTSFAYMFKDETDKILMGRSIPLISSLDIKGNNGDVEYENHTYIYNMSKNSFGLSSCMVVPYRRLFIMAVEDFGTIIFIFISLIIGIILVILYISDKLVSPLSTIVLKMKQVGKGDFRTKLDTYEILELDEISVSFNEMTDKISHLIKEVYEAGLLIKEARIKYLQAQINPHFMFNVLSMIAIRLKLNKDEELYKMVQAFAGLMRGKLFRKDEIEIRINEEIEIAEFYLYLSKERFKNKVSYEINWEDEKLKTLFIPKLCIEPVVENAMIHGIEPKDDRGYINVKIEQQNNEVLLITVADNGVGFDKDKVISGEKEGSPKVGLMNINRLINNLYGSEYGIEVESKIGKGTKVIIKLPYLEESCHNFKNSEIF, encoded by the coding sequence ATGAAACTCAGAAAAAGAACCTTAAAAAAAGAGTTGATGAGAACTCTTTTAGGTACAGCTATTGTTATTTTTTTTCTGGTTGGCGGGGTACTCTCTTTCTTTATGTTAAAGCAGTCTCTTAAATATAGAATTGATGATCTCAACTTCTATCTGAATAGCATAAAAGGTCAGATTGATGGATATATGGGATTTCTTGAAGATAGTGTACTTTCGCTAAGAAGAAGTGAGGAAATAGAAAGATTTTTGAAAGAAGGAACAACTGATAAAGACAATATCTCTCGTGTGCTTGACAAGAGTGTAAACCTTTTTTCATCCAGTAATTTGGTAGGAGATATTTATCCGTTTGTTAAAGACTTATATATTGTTAGCAATAATAAAAAAATGGTGGGAACGCATTTCTATTATACTTCATATTTGAATGAAAAAGACAAACAATATAGAATTAAAAATATCCTTGAAGAATATATCTCTGAAAACAGAAGATTTTCGTATTATACTACCGGAGATGACTTAGAATTATATTTTACTATATATGATGAGGAGTTGGAAAAGGAAGGCTATGGTATAGCTGTCCTATCAAAAACAGCTATAAATTATATAGTTAATATTTTGGAAGAAAAGTATACAAGTTTTGCTTATATGTTTAAGGATGAAACTGATAAGATTTTAATGGGAAGGAGTATACCTTTGATATCTAGTTTGGATATTAAAGGAAACAATGGAGATGTAGAATATGAAAATCATACTTATATTTATAATATGTCTAAAAATAGCTTTGGATTGTCTTCTTGTATGGTTGTACCATATAGAAGGTTATTTATAATGGCAGTGGAAGACTTTGGAACCATAATATTTATTTTTATTTCATTGATAATAGGTATAATTCTTGTAATCCTATATATTTCTGACAAACTGGTATCGCCATTATCTACTATTGTTCTAAAAATGAAACAGGTAGGTAAGGGAGATTTTAGAACAAAACTTGACACCTATGAAATATTAGAATTGGATGAAATAAGTGTGTCTTTCAATGAGATGACTGACAAAATATCACATCTAATCAAGGAGGTGTATGAAGCCGGATTATTGATAAAGGAAGCAAGAATTAAATATTTACAGGCACAGATTAATCCTCACTTTATGTTTAATGTGCTTTCTATGATAGCTATTAGGTTGAAATTAAATAAGGATGAGGAACTATATAAAATGGTTCAAGCGTTTGCAGGACTTATGAGAGGGAAATTGTTTAGAAAAGATGAAATTGAGATAAGGATAAATGAAGAAATAGAAATAGCGGAGTTTTATTTATATCTTTCCAAAGAACGATTTAAGAATAAGGTGTCGTATGAAATTAATTGGGAAGATGAAAAGCTAAAAACTCTTTTTATACCTAAACTCTGTATTGAACCTGTAGTGGAAAATGCAATGATTCATGGTATTGAGCCCAAAGATGATAGAGGTTATATCAATGTAAAAATTGAGCAACAAAATAATGAGGTTTTATTAATTACTGTTGCCGATAATGGAGTTGGGTTTGATAAAGACAAAGTAATTAGCGGTGAAAAGGAAGGAAGTCCTAAAGTTGGCTTGATGAATATTAACAGATTGATAAACAATTTATATGGTTCAGAGTATGGAATCGAGGTTGAAAGTAAAATAGGTAAAGGGACAAAAGTTATTATCAAATTGCCATATTTAGAGGAATCTTGTCATAATTTTAAGAACTCTGAAATATTTTAA
- a CDS encoding L-lactate dehydrogenase — protein sequence MINFRKAVMVGCGFVGSASVFALMQSGLFSEIAMIDADMDKAEGEAMDISHGIPFAKHMRVYAGDYDDVRDAGIVIVTAGANQKPDETRLDLVHKNVGIFKSIIPEIASRDFKGILLVVANPVDILTAVAQKLSGLPENRVIGSGTVLDTGRLKTRLSEHLGVDSRSIHAFIIGEHGDSEIAAFSSANVSGIPLNNFCEMKGHFNHDESEKFIAEDVKNAAYEIIQRKRATYFGVAMAVKRICECIVRDEKSILPVSTMMHGEQGIEGVVLSMPCVVGGDGIETQVPIKLDEDEVKRLRESADILKGIMAELDI from the coding sequence ATGATTAACTTTAGAAAAGCAGTTATGGTTGGTTGTGGTTTTGTTGGTTCAGCTTCCGTATTTGCACTTATGCAGAGCGGACTTTTTTCAGAAATAGCAATGATAGATGCAGACATGGATAAGGCAGAGGGAGAGGCTATGGATATTAGCCATGGTATCCCTTTTGCAAAGCACATGCGCGTATATGCAGGAGATTATGATGATGTAAGAGATGCAGGAATAGTTATTGTAACCGCTGGTGCAAATCAGAAACCTGATGAGACAAGACTTGACCTCGTTCATAAGAATGTTGGCATCTTTAAGAGCATCATTCCTGAGATAGCAAGCAGGGATTTTAAGGGAATACTTTTAGTTGTTGCAAACCCTGTTGATATACTTACAGCAGTAGCACAGAAGCTATCAGGACTTCCTGAAAACAGGGTTATCGGTTCAGGTACAGTACTTGATACAGGCCGTCTTAAGACAAGGCTAAGTGAGCATTTGGGTGTGGATTCAAGAAGTATACATGCCTTTATAATCGGAGAGCATGGCGACAGCGAGATTGCAGCCTTTAGTTCTGCCAATGTATCGGGTATCCCTCTCAATAATTTCTGTGAGATGAAGGGACACTTCAATCATGATGAATCAGAGAAGTTTATAGCTGAGGATGTTAAAAATGCTGCCTATGAAATCATTCAGAGAAAAAGAGCTACATATTTTGGTGTAGCTATGGCTGTAAAGAGAATCTGTGAGTGTATAGTAAGAGATGAAAAATCCATTTTGCCAGTATCAACCATGATGCATGGAGAGCAGGGGATAGAGGGAGTAGTTCTTAGTATGCCTTGTGTAGTAGGCGGCGATGGTATCGAAACTCAGGTGCCTATTAAGCTTGATGAAGATGAAGTTAAGAGACTTAGAGAATCTGCAGATATTCTTAAGGGTATAATGGCAGAGCTTGATATTTAA
- a CDS encoding N-acetylmuramoyl-L-alanine amidase family protein, translating to MKKLLSMFLVLAMLFTICSDNIYIANAATNKKKVICIDAGHQTRANLEKEPIGPGAKTTKFKVTGGTSGLWTKQTEYALALKVAKKLQKILKKRGYKVIMCRTKNDVNISNSERAAIANEAKADAFIRIHANGAANKSVNGAMTICQTKKNPYNSDVYSSSKLLSDKVLDGVVAKSGCKKLYVWETDTMSGINWSKVPVTIVEMGYMTNEKEDRALNTASYQKKMAEGMADGIDAYFKDLTK from the coding sequence ATGAAAAAATTATTAAGTATGTTTTTGGTATTGGCTATGCTTTTTACTATATGTTCTGACAATATTTACATAGCTAATGCTGCTACTAACAAGAAAAAAGTAATCTGTATAGATGCAGGTCATCAGACAAGGGCAAACCTTGAAAAGGAGCCTATCGGTCCGGGAGCAAAGACTACAAAATTCAAGGTCACAGGTGGAACTAGCGGACTTTGGACAAAGCAGACCGAGTACGCCCTTGCGCTTAAGGTAGCTAAAAAGTTGCAGAAGATTCTTAAGAAACGTGGCTACAAGGTTATTATGTGCAGAACCAAAAATGATGTAAATATTAGCAATTCAGAAAGAGCAGCCATTGCCAATGAAGCCAAGGCTGATGCATTTATCAGAATCCATGCAAACGGAGCTGCAAACAAGTCTGTAAACGGCGCAATGACAATCTGCCAGACTAAAAAGAACCCTTATAATTCTGATGTTTACTCAAGCAGTAAGCTTTTATCAGATAAGGTATTAGACGGAGTAGTGGCAAAATCAGGCTGTAAGAAGCTCTACGTATGGGAAACTGATACTATGAGCGGCATCAACTGGTCTAAGGTCCCTGTAACCATAGTTGAAATGGGATATATGACTAACGAAAAGGAAGATAGGGCGCTTAATACAGCCTCCTATCAGAAGAAAATGGCTGAAGGAATGGCTGATGGGATAGATGCTTATTTTAAGGATTTAACAAAGTAA
- a CDS encoding oxaloacetate decarboxylase subunit alpha, with the protein MSEQGNKGVKIVETVLRDAHQSLIATRMTTEEMLPIIDKMDKIGYHAVECWGGATFDACLRFLKEDPWERLRKLKAGFKNTKLQMLFRGQNILGYNHYADDVVEYFVQKSLANGIDIIRIFDCFNDLRNLQTAVKAAKKEGGHAQIALCYTLGESYTLDYWKEKAKAIEEMGADSLCVKDMAGLLVPTEATKLVSALREGTKLPIDMHTHYTSGVAAMTYMKSVEAGANIIDTAISPLAMGTSQPATEVMVEVFKGTEYDTGLDQNKLAEIADYFRPLREKYLASGLMNTKVLGVDIKTLLYQVPGGMLSNLVSQLKEAHAEDKYKAVLEEIPRVRADFGEPPLVTPSSQIVGTQAVLNVLQGERYKMITKESKKILAGEFGETVKPFNPEVVKKAIGDQEPITCRPADLIEPQLPKFEEEVKEWKQQDEDVLSYALFPQVATEFFKYRKAQQTKVDSTVADTANGAYPV; encoded by the coding sequence ATGTCAGAACAGGGTAATAAGGGAGTTAAGATTGTCGAAACTGTCCTTCGTGACGCACATCAGTCCCTGATAGCTACAAGAATGACAACAGAAGAAATGCTTCCTATCATAGACAAGATGGATAAGATTGGTTACCACGCTGTTGAGTGCTGGGGAGGAGCTACATTTGATGCCTGCCTTCGTTTCTTGAAGGAAGATCCATGGGAGAGACTTCGTAAGCTCAAAGCGGGCTTCAAGAATACCAAGCTTCAGATGCTTTTCAGGGGCCAGAACATCCTTGGCTACAACCATTATGCAGATGATGTGGTAGAGTACTTTGTACAGAAATCACTTGCAAATGGTATTGATATAATCAGGATATTTGACTGTTTCAATGACCTTCGTAACCTTCAGACTGCGGTAAAGGCAGCAAAGAAGGAAGGCGGTCATGCGCAGATTGCCCTTTGCTATACCTTAGGAGAATCATATACTCTTGATTACTGGAAAGAAAAGGCTAAGGCTATTGAGGAGATGGGTGCTGATTCTCTTTGTGTAAAGGATATGGCTGGTCTTCTTGTGCCTACAGAAGCAACCAAGCTTGTTTCTGCTCTTCGTGAAGGAACTAAGCTTCCTATAGATATGCACACTCACTATACATCAGGTGTTGCAGCCATGACTTATATGAAGTCTGTTGAAGCAGGAGCAAATATCATAGATACCGCCATCAGCCCACTGGCTATGGGAACCAGCCAGCCGGCTACAGAGGTTATGGTTGAGGTATTTAAGGGGACTGAGTACGATACTGGTCTTGACCAGAACAAGCTTGCTGAAATTGCAGATTATTTCCGTCCGCTTCGTGAGAAGTATCTTGCATCCGGTCTTATGAATACAAAGGTTCTCGGTGTTGATATCAAGACACTTCTTTATCAGGTACCTGGCGGCATGCTTTCAAACCTTGTATCACAGCTTAAAGAAGCTCATGCTGAAGATAAGTACAAAGCAGTACTTGAGGAGATTCCAAGAGTAAGAGCTGATTTTGGTGAGCCTCCTCTTGTTACACCTTCATCTCAGATAGTTGGTACACAGGCTGTATTAAATGTACTTCAGGGCGAGCGCTATAAGATGATAACCAAGGAATCAAAGAAGATACTTGCAGGAGAATTTGGTGAGACAGTTAAGCCATTTAATCCGGAGGTTGTGAAGAAGGCTATAGGCGATCAGGAGCCAATTACCTGCAGACCTGCAGACCTTATCGAGCCACAGCTTCCTAAGTTTGAGGAAGAGGTTAAAGAGTGGAAGCAACAGGATGAGGACGTTCTTTCGTACGCACTCTTCCCACAGGTTGCAACTGAGTTCTTCAAATACAGAAAAGCTCAGCAGACTAAGGTGGATAGTACAGTTGCAGATACTGCCAACGGAGCATATCCGGTTTAA
- a CDS encoding sodium ion-translocating decarboxylase subunit beta, which yields MSYVTNMLENLAAQTAFVNMSWGNILMIFIALVFLYLAIAKGYEPLLLVPISFGMLLVNIYPDIMKEGGLLHFFFLLDEWSILPCLIFLGVGAMTDFGPLIANPISFIMGAAAQFGIFGAYFFAILLGFNDKAAAAIAIIGGADGPTSIFLAGKLGQAEYMGPIAVAAYSYMSLVPIIQPPIMKLFTTEKERKIKMEQLRPVSKLEKIFFPIVVTIVVSLILPTTAPLVGMLMLGNLFRESGVVKQLQETASNALMYIVVILLGTSVGATTSAEAFLKLDTLKIVGLGLIAFAVATAAGVLFGKLLCHLTGGKINPLIGSAGVSAVPMAARVSQKVGREADPSNFLLMHAMGPNVAGVIGTAVAAGVFMAIFGVK from the coding sequence ATGAGCTATGTTACAAATATGCTCGAGAACCTGGCAGCACAGACAGCATTTGTCAACATGTCATGGGGAAATATTCTCATGATATTCATTGCTCTGGTGTTCTTGTATCTGGCTATAGCAAAGGGATATGAGCCGCTGCTTTTGGTTCCTATTTCATTTGGTATGCTACTTGTTAATATCTATCCGGATATTATGAAAGAAGGCGGACTTCTCCATTTCTTTTTCTTACTGGATGAGTGGAGTATTCTTCCTTGTCTTATATTCTTAGGTGTAGGTGCTATGACAGACTTCGGACCTCTGATTGCTAATCCTATTAGCTTCATCATGGGTGCAGCAGCACAGTTTGGTATCTTTGGTGCCTACTTCTTTGCTATATTACTTGGATTCAACGATAAGGCAGCAGCAGCCATAGCTATTATAGGTGGTGCTGACGGTCCTACATCAATCTTCCTTGCAGGAAAGCTTGGGCAGGCTGAGTATATGGGACCTATAGCCGTTGCGGCATACTCTTATATGTCACTCGTTCCTATCATTCAGCCACCTATTATGAAGCTTTTTACAACTGAAAAGGAAAGAAAAATCAAGATGGAGCAGCTTAGACCTGTAAGTAAGCTTGAGAAAATATTCTTCCCAATAGTTGTTACAATAGTTGTTTCACTCATTCTTCCAACTACAGCTCCTCTTGTAGGGATGCTTATGCTTGGTAACCTCTTTAGGGAGAGTGGTGTTGTTAAACAGCTCCAGGAAACAGCAAGTAATGCCCTTATGTACATAGTTGTTATCCTTCTTGGTACTTCAGTAGGTGCTACAACTTCAGCAGAGGCATTCCTTAAGCTTGATACACTAAAGATCGTAGGTCTCGGCCTTATTGCTTTTGCAGTTGCAACAGCTGCAGGCGTACTCTTTGGTAAGCTCCTTTGCCACCTTACAGGAGGTAAGATTAATCCTCTTATTGGTTCTGCAGGAGTTTCTGCCGTACCAATGGCAGCCAGAGTATCACAGAAGGTCGGTAGAGAGGCAGACCCTTCTAACTTCCTTCTTATGCACGCTATGGGACCTAACGTAGCAGGTGTTATAGGAACTGCGGTTGCGGCAGGTGTATTTATGGCAATTTTCGGAGTTAAATAA
- a CDS encoding biotin/lipoyl-containing protein: MKTYTITVNGTAYEVTVEEGAGSGAAPVVKSAAPVAAPKPVVAAPASSGAVGAVKVNAPMPGKILAVKANAGQAVKKGDVIIVLEAMKMENDIVAPQDGTIASVSCAVGDSVEAGALLASLN; the protein is encoded by the coding sequence ATGAAAACATATACAATTACTGTTAATGGAACAGCTTATGAAGTTACTGTTGAAGAGGGTGCGGGAAGCGGTGCGGCTCCTGTAGTTAAGAGTGCAGCTCCTGTGGCTGCTCCAAAGCCTGTAGTAGCAGCTCCTGCATCAAGTGGTGCCGTAGGTGCAGTTAAGGTTAATGCTCCTATGCCTGGTAAGATTTTAGCTGTAAAGGCAAATGCCGGACAGGCTGTTAAGAAGGGTGATGTAATCATCGTTCTTGAAGCTATGAAGATGGAAAATGATATAGTTGCACCTCAGGACGGAACAATCGCTTCTGTTTCCTGTGCAGTTGGTGATTCAGTTGAAGCAGGTGCTTTACTTGCATCCCTTAACTAA
- a CDS encoding OadG family protein translates to MQKRLILLVLSVFSCFMLLSGCAGSSKTDSDTLSYNKETVMQAGSFFAEQWASGELENTISSAQLGNKAKKSIISMIDNLNSVKEEVGAFKSVDESSANIVEGKDYVKYEEMIDFEGGKVKFTATFDEDSMDSGYIPTSLAAEQQITVAEKMEKAALNTVFGMAFIFLVLIFISFVIKALSLVPKFLAKKEHTDAEPDTQIVAEPTVQSEELSQAELTAVITAAIMAYTADNSSVSADGLVVRSVKRKGNSTW, encoded by the coding sequence ATGCAGAAAAGACTAATATTATTAGTGCTTAGCGTTTTCTCCTGCTTTATGCTACTTAGCGGCTGTGCGGGCAGCTCTAAGACTGACAGCGATACTTTATCTTATAACAAAGAGACTGTTATGCAGGCAGGTAGCTTCTTTGCCGAACAGTGGGCATCAGGAGAGCTTGAAAATACAATTAGCAGTGCTCAGTTAGGCAATAAGGCTAAAAAGAGCATCATTTCTATGATTGACAACCTTAATTCCGTTAAGGAAGAGGTTGGAGCTTTCAAGTCAGTTGATGAGTCAAGCGCTAATATCGTAGAAGGAAAAGATTACGTTAAGTACGAGGAAATGATTGATTTTGAAGGAGGTAAGGTTAAGTTTACCGCCACCTTTGATGAAGACAGCATGGACAGCGGTTATATTCCTACAAGTCTAGCGGCAGAACAACAGATAACTGTTGCCGAAAAGATGGAAAAGGCAGCCCTTAATACAGTTTTTGGTATGGCTTTCATCTTCCTTGTTCTTATTTTCATTAGTTTTGTAATAAAGGCATTAAGCCTTGTTCCTAAGTTCCTTGCTAAGAAGGAGCACACGGATGCAGAACCAGATACGCAGATTGTAGCAGAGCCTACAGTACAAAGTGAAGAATTAAGTCAGGCAGAGCTTACTGCTGTTATCACAGCAGCCATAATGGCTTACACAGCTGATAATTCTTCTGTGTCTGCTGACGGTCTTGTGGTCCGCTCAGTAAAGAGAAAAGGTAATAGTACCTGGTAA